The following are from one region of the Salmo trutta chromosome 20, fSalTru1.1, whole genome shotgun sequence genome:
- the LOC115156333 gene encoding mid1-interacting protein 1-B, giving the protein MMQISESHLQKNSLFNSMNRFIGAVNNMDQTVMVPSLLRDVPLEEEREMAALKSSGNSDIEDGDMYSYYQLLKSIRCDIEWGVMRAEEAKKRKESRASISRMDSAEEDSEVSSEEDEDNLQKQFQFHMTGLHGVLSKLTQQANTLTNRYKQEIGIGCY; this is encoded by the coding sequence ATGATGCAGATCTCAGAATCCCACCTGCAGAAGAACTCCCTGTTCAACTCCATGAACCGCTTCATCGGTGCCGTCAACAACATGGACCAGACGGTGATGGTGCCCAGCCTGCTGCGGGACGTCCCCcttgaagaggagagggagatggccGCCCTGAAAAGCTCGGGAAACAGCGACATCGAGGACGGCGACATGTACAGCTACTACCAGCTGCTCAAGTCTATCCGTTGCGACATTGAGTGGGGAGTGATGCGCGCCGAGGAAGCCAAGAAGCGAAAGGAGAGCCGGGCTTCAATCTCTCGGATGGATTCAGCGGAGGAAGATTCTGAGGTGTCGTCAGAGGAAGACGAGGATAACCTGCAGAAGCAGTTCCAGTTCCACATGACGGGGCTCCACGGTGTGCTGTCCAAGCTGACGCAACAggccaacaccctgaccaaccgCTACAAGCAGGAGATCGGCATTGGATGCTACTAA